The following are encoded together in the Oceanobacillus zhaokaii genome:
- a CDS encoding SDR family oxidoreductase, which translates to MLGVYSATKFAVKGLTQTAAKELAKDKITVNPYCPGIVGTVMWERLDEKMMEHMGTKKGEAFAKFTEGIPSQTPEDVTNLVSFLASPSSDYITGQNILTDGGMVLIKQLKVLSHPK; encoded by the coding sequence ATGTTGGGCGTTTATTCTGCAACCAAATTTGCAGTAAAAGGGCTAACACAAACTGCTGCAAAAGAACTTGCGAAAGATAAAATCACGGTTAACCCTTATTGCCCAGGGATTGTAGGAACTGTAATGTGGGAACGCTTGGATGAGAAGATGATGGAACATATGGGTACTAAAAAGGGAGAAGCATTCGCAAAATTCACTGAGGGTATTCCTTCTCAAACTCCTGAAGATGTAACAAATCTTGTTTCATTCCTAGCATCTCCCTCTTCTGATTATATTACTGGACAGAACATCCTAACCGATGGTGGAATGGTATTAATTAAGCAATTGAAAGTATTATCACATCCTAAGTGA
- a CDS encoding SDR family NAD(P)-dependent oxidoreductase — protein MNTLVFINNAGVEGQVGPLTSADPKQVDFTLDVNIKGTIYGIQADGNQMKKQGNGGVKSLTLVLLQDNKVLKCWAFILQPNLQ, from the coding sequence ATTAATACTTTAGTATTCATTAATAATGCTGGTGTAGAAGGACAAGTTGGACCACTTACAAGCGCTGATCCAAAACAAGTGGACTTTACATTAGATGTGAATATAAAAGGTACTATTTACGGTATTCAAGCAGATGGAAACCAAATGAAAAAGCAGGGTAATGGCGGTGTAAAATCATTAACGCTTGTGCTATTGCAGGACAACAAGGTTTTGAAATGTTGGGCGTTTATTCTGCAACCAAATTTGCAGTAA
- a CDS encoding M20 family metallopeptidase, whose product MKNKLQQEMEKIQAELWTMSDHLYDHPELGDQEYESMKLLTNFLKEHNFNIETGIVSRPTAFKAEYKSGKPGPTIAYLAEYDALPGVGHGCGHNLIGTMSVGAGVALSKVIEEIGGSVIVFGTPAEETNGAKVPMSEQGIFKDIDVAMIVHPGDQSYESGESLAMDAIQYSYSGKTAHAAAAPEEGINALDSVIQLFNGINALRQHVTSDVRIHGIIAEGGQAANVVPDKAVAQFYIRAKDRTYLNGVVKKVNNIAEGAAIMTGATLEISNYELSYDNMITNKALSNAFTMNLSEVSTEPVYPAKQSIGSIDMGNVSQVVPAIHPYISLKQPGLIAHTTEFANKTITEDGHEALVSGTLALAQTGYEVITDSELLKNIQEEFANKEK is encoded by the coding sequence GTGAAAAATAAACTGCAACAAGAAATGGAGAAAATCCAAGCAGAGCTTTGGACAATGAGCGATCATTTATATGATCATCCTGAACTAGGTGATCAAGAATATGAATCTATGAAGCTCTTAACTAACTTTTTAAAAGAACATAACTTTAATATAGAAACTGGAATTGTAAGTAGACCGACAGCTTTTAAAGCAGAATATAAAAGTGGAAAGCCAGGTCCAACGATTGCATATTTAGCAGAATATGATGCACTTCCTGGAGTGGGACATGGATGTGGGCATAATTTAATTGGCACCATGAGCGTTGGTGCTGGAGTTGCCTTAAGTAAAGTAATTGAGGAAATTGGCGGATCTGTCATAGTTTTCGGTACACCTGCAGAAGAAACGAATGGTGCAAAAGTGCCGATGAGTGAACAGGGAATATTTAAAGATATTGATGTTGCAATGATTGTTCATCCTGGGGATCAGTCTTATGAAAGTGGAGAGTCACTTGCGATGGATGCCATTCAATATTCATACAGTGGAAAAACTGCTCATGCTGCTGCCGCACCGGAAGAAGGGATTAATGCATTAGATAGTGTTATTCAATTATTTAATGGAATCAATGCACTTCGTCAGCATGTAACATCCGATGTGAGAATTCACGGGATTATCGCTGAAGGTGGACAAGCAGCAAATGTTGTTCCAGACAAAGCGGTGGCACAGTTTTATATTCGTGCTAAAGATCGCACATATTTGAATGGGGTTGTGAAAAAGGTAAATAATATTGCAGAAGGTGCTGCAATAATGACTGGCGCAACTTTAGAGATATCGAATTATGAACTGAGCTATGACAATATGATTACCAATAAAGCATTATCAAATGCCTTCACAATGAATTTAAGTGAAGTGAGCACCGAACCCGTTTACCCAGCGAAGCAAAGTATTGGTTCAATTGATATGGGAAATGTAAGTCAGGTTGTACCTGCTATCCATCCATATATAAGTCTGAAACAACCTGGATTAATTGCCCATACTACTGAATTCGCCAATAAAACAATAACGGAAGATGGCCATGAAGCACTCGTTAGTGGTACATTAGCTTTGGCACAAACTGGGTATGAGGTAATAACAGATTCTGAACTGCTAAAAAACATTCAAGAAGAATTTGCAAATAAGGAAAAATAG
- a CDS encoding ABC transporter substrate-binding protein translates to MKSSFSKLLVLAFMIAVLAACGSTNNEGTDSNASEGGDKKVLKMATSADFPPFESRDTKGNFEGFDIDLANLIADELGYELEIEDMKFDGLVGALQSNRVDMVLAGMSADEKRKKNVDFSTEYHRSGEMFLTKPDSAIKDLEALKGKVVGVQLGTIQEEGADALSEEYGFEVKKVDNAGILIQEINSNRIDVAYMDKEVATGYMEKQGLIGFDDPTTSSPGMAVAFPKGSELVEDVNGVLEELEASGKIQELRDKWELAE, encoded by the coding sequence ATGAAATCATCTTTTAGTAAATTATTAGTGTTAGCATTTATGATTGCAGTACTTGCAGCATGTGGTTCAACGAATAATGAGGGAACAGATTCAAATGCTAGTGAAGGAGGAGATAAAAAAGTATTAAAAATGGCGACATCTGCTGACTTTCCTCCATTTGAGTCGCGTGATACAAAAGGGAATTTCGAAGGGTTTGACATTGACCTAGCGAATTTAATTGCGGATGAACTTGGTTATGAACTCGAAATTGAAGATATGAAATTCGATGGATTAGTTGGTGCACTTCAATCCAATCGTGTTGATATGGTATTAGCCGGAATGAGTGCAGACGAAAAGCGTAAGAAAAATGTTGATTTCTCTACGGAATATCATCGTTCAGGAGAAATGTTCTTAACGAAACCAGATTCAGCGATTAAGGATCTTGAAGCACTGAAAGGAAAAGTTGTTGGGGTTCAGCTGGGAACAATCCAAGAAGAGGGTGCAGATGCACTTAGTGAGGAATATGGCTTTGAAGTGAAGAAAGTAGATAACGCTGGAATTTTAATTCAAGAAATTAATTCAAACCGCATTGATGTTGCTTATATGGATAAAGAAGTTGCGACAGGATATATGGAAAAACAAGGGCTAATCGGCTTTGATGACCCTACTACTAGTTCACCAGGAATGGCGGTTGCCTTTCCTAAGGGAAGTGAGCTCGTCGAAGATGTGAATGGTGTTCTTGAAGAACTAGAAGCTAGTGGAAAGATTCAAGAGTTAAGGGATAAATGGGAATTGGCAGAATAA
- a CDS encoding amino acid ABC transporter permease → MNLDFSQIVPYIPFMIEGIWVTLGFVFVSILIGLILGIILALFKITKSKFLTGIADIYTSIFRGTPLILQLMIIYFAIPQLTGYDIEPFVSAIMAFGLNSAAYVSEIIRAGIMAVDRGQIEAAEALGVSYRPMMQNIILPQAVKNILPALMNEFITLTKESAIVSTIGYLDLMRRAQIVGADIYRNFEPLLFVGAIYWVMVFILTKLGKAAERRLRQSD, encoded by the coding sequence ATGAATTTGGATTTTAGCCAAATCGTGCCTTATATTCCTTTTATGATAGAAGGAATATGGGTTACGTTAGGATTTGTATTTGTTTCGATATTAATCGGATTAATTTTAGGAATCATTTTAGCATTATTTAAAATAACAAAGAGCAAATTTTTAACAGGAATTGCGGATATATACACCTCGATTTTCCGAGGGACACCACTAATATTACAATTGATGATTATTTATTTTGCTATCCCACAATTAACTGGATACGATATTGAGCCATTCGTCTCGGCAATTATGGCATTCGGTCTGAACTCTGCTGCATACGTCTCCGAGATTATTCGTGCAGGTATTATGGCGGTTGATCGAGGTCAAATCGAGGCTGCAGAAGCATTAGGTGTATCGTATCGACCAATGATGCAAAATATTATTTTACCGCAGGCAGTGAAAAACATTTTACCAGCATTGATGAATGAATTCATCACATTAACAAAGGAATCTGCAATTGTATCGACGATTGGCTACTTAGATCTGATGCGTCGTGCACAAATTGTTGGGGCAGACATTTATCGTAACTTTGAACCTCTCTTGTTCGTTGGGGCGATTTACTGGGTGATGGTTTTCATTCTAACAAAACTTGGGAAGGCAGCAGAGCGGAGGTTGAGACAAAGTGATTAA
- a CDS encoding amino acid ABC transporter ATP-binding protein encodes MIKAMNITKDFGTNTVLKDISTTIKQGEVVAIIGPSGSGKSTFLRCLNLLEEPTSGDIFINDKKITDKKIDKLAIRKNIGMVFQHFHLFPHMTVLENVAYAPQKVKKLSKTEAESIAKKLLDKVGLTDKVAAYPNRLSGGQKQRVAIARALAMEPEIMLFDEPTSALDPEMVKEVLDVMKDLVDTGMTMVIVTHEMNFAKEVADKVLFLADGMLVEEGEPQEFFEHPKTERAQDFLAKVL; translated from the coding sequence GTGATTAAAGCAATGAACATAACAAAAGATTTTGGAACAAACACGGTATTAAAAGATATATCGACAACGATCAAGCAAGGTGAGGTCGTGGCAATTATCGGTCCATCAGGATCAGGGAAATCTACATTTCTAAGATGTCTCAATTTGCTGGAAGAGCCGACATCAGGAGATATCTTTATTAATGATAAAAAAATTACAGACAAAAAAATAGATAAACTGGCGATTCGAAAAAACATTGGGATGGTATTTCAGCATTTTCATCTATTTCCGCATATGACTGTATTGGAAAATGTTGCTTATGCACCACAAAAGGTGAAAAAATTATCAAAGACAGAAGCGGAATCGATTGCAAAAAAATTACTTGATAAAGTAGGGTTAACAGATAAAGTAGCAGCATATCCAAATCGCTTATCTGGCGGTCAAAAACAGAGGGTAGCAATCGCTAGAGCATTAGCGATGGAACCGGAAATTATGCTATTTGATGAACCAACATCAGCGCTTGACCCAGAAATGGTGAAAGAAGTGCTTGATGTAATGAAGGATTTAGTCGATACAGGAATGACAATGGTAATCGTCACACATGAAATGAATTTTGCTAAAGAAGTAGCAGATAAGGTGCTGTTTTTGGCTGATGGAATGTTAGTAGAAGAGGGAGAACCACAAGAATTCTTTGAACATCCAAAAACCGAACGTGCACAGGATTTCTTAGCAAAAGTATTATAA
- a CDS encoding helix-turn-helix transcriptional regulator has translation MENRIKEYREKNGFSQGKLGELCKVTRQTINAIENNKYDPSLELAFNLSYVLGLPIEELFVFKYERNGEK, from the coding sequence ATGGAGAATAGAATTAAGGAATATAGAGAAAAGAATGGTTTTTCACAAGGTAAATTAGGAGAATTGTGTAAAGTGACTAGGCAGACAATCAATGCTATTGAAAATAATAAGTATGATCCAAGTTTAGAATTGGCATTTAATCTATCTTATGTTTTAGGTCTTCCTATCGAAGAATTGTTTGTTTTTAAATATGAAAGGAATGGGGAAAAGTGA
- a CDS encoding glutathione peroxidase — translation MSVHGYSVLTMDGNEKSLADYKGKVLLIVNTASECGFTPQFEGLQRLYEKYKEQDFIVLGFPCNQFGNQDPGTNEDIASFCQKNYGVSFPMFSKIDVKGENADRLFSYLIQQAKGLITEQIKWNFTKFLIDKNGKVVDRFAPQKKPEAIEKEIEALLQFSN, via the coding sequence ATGAGCGTACATGGTTATTCAGTGTTGACAATGGACGGTAATGAAAAGTCACTAGCTGATTATAAAGGAAAAGTTTTACTTATCGTTAATACTGCGAGTGAATGTGGGTTTACTCCACAATTCGAAGGGCTGCAACGTTTATATGAAAAATATAAAGAACAGGATTTTATCGTCTTAGGCTTTCCTTGCAATCAATTTGGAAATCAAGACCCTGGAACTAACGAAGATATTGCAAGTTTTTGCCAGAAGAATTATGGTGTTAGCTTCCCAATGTTTAGCAAGATTGATGTGAAAGGTGAAAATGCCGACCGGTTATTTTCCTATCTAATACAGCAAGCAAAAGGATTAATTACAGAGCAAATAAAATGGAACTTTACAAAATTCCTTATCGACAAAAACGGGAAAGTAGTCGATCGTTTCGCACCTCAAAAAAAGCCGGAAGCAATCGAAAAGGAAATCGAAGCATTGCTCCAGTTCAGTAATTAA
- a CDS encoding rhodanese-related sulfurtransferase, with protein sequence METTTNYQVLLYYNYVHIEDPEAFAAEHLKFCKELELKGRILVAQEGINGTVSGTVEQTNKYMDAMHNDSRFADMVFKVDAHDGHAFKKMHVRPRKELVTLRLEDDVNPLETTGKYLEPSEFYKAMQDENTIVLDARNDYEFDLGHFRGAVRPDIETFRELPNWVRDNKHLLEGKRVLTYCTGGIRCEKFSGWLVKEGFEDVGQLHGGIVTYGKDPEVQGQLWDGQLYVFDERISVPVNRKEHVVVGVDYFDGTPCERYVNCANPECNRQMLSSEENEHKHLRGCSHECRVTPRNLYVQEHNLSAEEVEARLAVLGETLKQEA encoded by the coding sequence ATGGAAACTACTACAAATTATCAAGTATTATTGTATTACAACTATGTGCATATTGAAGATCCTGAAGCATTTGCTGCAGAGCACCTTAAATTTTGTAAGGAATTAGAATTAAAAGGCCGTATATTAGTTGCACAAGAAGGTATTAATGGAACGGTTTCTGGAACGGTCGAACAAACAAATAAATATATGGATGCAATGCATAACGATTCACGTTTTGCTGATATGGTATTTAAAGTTGATGCACATGATGGACATGCATTTAAGAAGATGCATGTACGTCCACGCAAAGAATTAGTAACACTGCGTCTAGAAGATGATGTTAATCCTTTAGAAACAACTGGAAAGTATTTAGAGCCAAGTGAGTTTTACAAAGCAATGCAAGATGAAAACACAATTGTCTTGGATGCTCGTAATGACTATGAATTTGATTTAGGTCATTTCCGTGGCGCTGTTCGTCCTGATATTGAAACATTTCGCGAATTACCAAACTGGGTCCGCGATAATAAGCATCTTTTAGAAGGTAAACGAGTGTTAACATATTGCACTGGTGGAATCCGTTGTGAAAAATTCTCAGGCTGGTTGGTGAAAGAAGGATTTGAGGATGTAGGTCAATTACATGGTGGAATTGTAACTTACGGGAAAGACCCTGAAGTTCAAGGCCAATTATGGGACGGTCAATTATATGTATTCGACGAACGAATCTCTGTCCCAGTCAATCGTAAGGAACACGTTGTAGTCGGCGTGGATTATTTCGATGGCACGCCTTGTGAACGCTATGTAAATTGTGCAAATCCTGAATGTAATCGCCAAATGCTAAGCTCTGAAGAAAACGAACATAAACATTTGCGCGGTTGCTCCCATGAATGCCGTGTAACTCCACGTAATTTATACGTACAAGAGCATAACTTGTCTGCAGAGGAAGTAGAAGCACGCCTTGCAGTACTTGGCGAAACATTAAAACAAGAAGCATAA
- the cspD gene encoding cold-shock protein CspD, with product MTGKVKWFNAEKGFGFIEREDGDDVFVHFSAIQADGFKTLEEGQEVEFEIVEGNRGPQAANVTRL from the coding sequence ATGACTGGTAAAGTAAAATGGTTTAATGCAGAAAAAGGTTTCGGTTTCATCGAGCGCGAAGACGGAGACGATGTATTCGTACATTTCTCAGCAATCCAAGCTGATGGTTTCAAAACTCTTGAAGAAGGTCAAGAAGTTGAGTTTGAAATCGTTGAAGGTAACCGTGGACCACAAGCTGCTAATGTAACTCGCTTATAA
- a CDS encoding NAD(P)-dependent oxidoreductase encodes MVTIETKIGFIGTGVMGKSMAKNLLTAGYRVNVYTRTKEKAEELISQGADWKHTVAELAQDSDVIITMVGYPSDVEEVYFGDSGILENAQKGTYIIDMTTSKPSLAIKIYETAIAKGIFSLDAPVSGGDIGAQNGKLAIMVGGDQQAFDELHPIFEVLGENIILQGGPGAGQHTKLANQITIASNMVGVCEAIVYAKKAGLNPERVLESISTGAAASFSLSNLGPRMLKGDYAPGFYVKHFIKDMTIALESAQEIGMATPGLSLSLELYKELAEKGENDSGTQALIKLFDR; translated from the coding sequence ATGGTTACAATAGAGACAAAAATTGGATTTATTGGTACTGGTGTTATGGGCAAAAGTATGGCAAAGAACCTGCTGACAGCAGGATACCGAGTAAACGTATATACACGTACAAAAGAAAAAGCAGAAGAATTAATCAGCCAAGGCGCCGATTGGAAACATACTGTAGCAGAGTTAGCACAGGATTCAGATGTGATTATTACGATGGTCGGCTATCCATCAGATGTTGAGGAAGTATACTTTGGAGATAGTGGTATTTTAGAAAATGCCCAAAAAGGTACTTATATCATTGATATGACAACCTCTAAACCATCCCTTGCAATAAAGATATATGAAACAGCAATTGCCAAAGGTATCTTTTCTCTTGATGCCCCTGTTTCTGGTGGTGACATTGGTGCACAAAATGGAAAATTAGCAATTATGGTCGGTGGAGACCAGCAAGCATTCGACGAGCTGCACCCAATTTTTGAAGTACTGGGTGAGAATATTATTTTACAAGGTGGCCCTGGTGCTGGGCAGCATACAAAATTAGCAAATCAAATTACGATTGCATCGAACATGGTTGGCGTTTGTGAAGCAATTGTTTATGCTAAAAAAGCAGGTCTTAATCCCGAACGTGTCCTCGAAAGTATTTCGACAGGAGCTGCTGCAAGCTTCTCACTCTCGAACCTCGGTCCACGAATGCTTAAGGGGGACTACGCACCAGGCTTTTATGTAAAACACTTTATTAAAGACATGACTATTGCATTGGAATCCGCACAGGAAATAGGAATGGCAACACCAGGACTTTCCCTTTCACTAGAGCTTTACAAGGAACTTGCTGAAAAGGGAGAAAATGATAGTGGCACACAGGCATTAATCAAGCTGTTTGATCGATAG
- a CDS encoding TraR/DksA C4-type zinc finger protein yields the protein MITNEQLHHCKAALMERQTELINHVQDHFGLELESAKESVGELSNYDNHPADLGTELFERGKDVALNEHAEKELEEINEALHAIDAGTYGICKTCGADIPYQRLFAVPTTDQCIEHANADVFERNRPVEEEVFSPNITDAQSLEEEKVAYDAEDTWQDVSRYGTSETASDFFGDHLNYDDMYPNSDENIGTVEDLENFVSADINGKYNGVTPNFRKYEE from the coding sequence ATGATCACGAACGAACAATTACACCATTGTAAAGCTGCTTTGATGGAACGACAAACGGAATTAATCAATCATGTTCAGGACCACTTTGGATTAGAACTTGAATCGGCTAAAGAATCTGTTGGCGAGCTATCGAATTATGATAACCACCCAGCAGATTTAGGTACGGAATTATTTGAGAGAGGGAAAGACGTCGCCCTAAATGAACATGCGGAAAAAGAATTAGAAGAGATAAATGAAGCACTCCATGCAATCGATGCAGGGACGTATGGTATATGTAAAACATGTGGAGCAGATATTCCTTATCAGCGCTTATTTGCAGTGCCAACTACAGATCAATGTATCGAACATGCGAATGCTGATGTTTTTGAACGGAACAGACCGGTTGAGGAAGAAGTATTTTCTCCCAATATAACTGATGCCCAGTCATTGGAAGAAGAGAAAGTAGCTTATGATGCTGAGGATACATGGCAGGATGTAAGCAGATATGGAACATCAGAAACGGCATCTGATTTCTTTGGTGATCATCTGAACTATGATGATATGTATCCAAATAGTGACGAGAACATTGGAACAGTTGAGGATTTAGAGAACTTTGTTTCCGCCGATATTAATGGAAAATATAATGGTGTAACTCCAAACTTTAGAAAATATGAAGAATAG
- a CDS encoding zinc ribbon domain-containing protein encodes MLCPSCKQETEPGKFCTVCGASLVIEETAATADSQTANVVSQPEQPKKSNQSQTNEFTEKVAAEAKTFWSFVLNILKKPSSAQNITANQWISGLITLIIFSLLIALGSFIAANSYFSSSFWNSFIQPFIQFIVLFAAIAAITFAGAKITAQPLSFQDIVAKFGAYSIPFLGLVIIGAILAMLNIPFSGTLITLSLIGPILIVPTFILMELPTVGFDRIYVLIGVYIVGLILASFLVQSIASIFMGDILGGIW; translated from the coding sequence ATGCTTTGTCCATCTTGCAAGCAAGAAACAGAACCGGGGAAATTTTGTACCGTCTGTGGGGCATCTTTAGTTATTGAGGAAACAGCTGCTACAGCTGATTCACAAACTGCAAATGTAGTAAGTCAACCCGAACAACCAAAGAAAAGCAATCAATCTCAGACAAATGAATTCACTGAAAAAGTAGCTGCTGAAGCAAAAACCTTTTGGAGCTTTGTACTGAACATTTTAAAGAAACCAAGTTCAGCACAAAATATTACGGCTAACCAGTGGATTTCCGGACTTATTACACTCATTATTTTTTCTTTACTTATCGCATTAGGCTCATTTATTGCAGCAAATAGTTACTTCTCGTCTTCTTTCTGGAATAGCTTTATTCAGCCATTTATCCAGTTCATCGTATTATTTGCAGCAATTGCAGCAATAACCTTTGCTGGGGCAAAAATAACCGCACAGCCATTATCATTCCAAGACATTGTCGCTAAGTTTGGAGCTTACTCTATCCCCTTTTTAGGTTTAGTTATCATCGGAGCGATTCTAGCAATGCTTAATATTCCTTTTTCAGGAACATTAATTACGCTAAGTCTCATAGGTCCGATTTTAATCGTCCCTACTTTTATTTTAATGGAGCTACCGACAGTAGGTTTTGATCGAATTTATGTGCTAATAGGCGTTTATATTGTCGGTCTAATTTTAGCATCATTCCTAGTACAAAGTATTGCCTCTATCTTTATGGGGGACATCTTAGGCGGCATTTGGTAA
- a CDS encoding S1C family serine protease has translation MENNNNKDSQSQRPIEDRYEQERRNTSPVNPEYPDYKQDTWGETTETNQFESNQQWSEEEPSSSFQKEEQRYEEPIQPTTKKKPKVKRSWISALFGGVVGGVISAIIIVLLFTYNIIPNDNGNDSNQAAENDDSPEVIETLASEDANVSTNIEEVSNAVVGVSNMQQQSVWTESEEAGTGSGIIYKKENGKAYIVTNQHVVDGAQQVEVVLNEDERLDAKVLGGDSLTDLAVLEVDGATIDTVASIGSSDDLKVGETVLAIGNPLGIDFANSVTKGIISGLNRSVSVDTNGDSQPDWVTEVLQTDAAINPGNSGGALVNGNGEVIGINSMKIAESAVEGIGFAIPIDSALPIIEQLETNSEVARPQIGIATASLSQVPPQYRYEINLPENIEGGMVIANVQSGSPADEAGLQQFDVITKINGQEVTSILELRKYLYSETSIGDSIDIEYIRDGEVQTATLVLEEAVQQEAA, from the coding sequence ATGGAGAATAACAATAATAAGGACTCTCAATCACAAAGACCGATTGAAGATCGGTATGAACAGGAGAGAAGGAATACCTCACCTGTTAATCCTGAATATCCAGACTATAAGCAGGATACTTGGGGTGAAACGACAGAAACAAACCAATTTGAGTCCAATCAACAATGGAGCGAAGAAGAGCCATCAAGCTCATTTCAAAAAGAAGAACAAAGATACGAGGAACCGATTCAACCAACAACTAAGAAAAAACCAAAAGTGAAGAGGTCCTGGATCAGTGCTTTATTTGGTGGTGTTGTCGGTGGAGTAATTTCAGCAATCATCATTGTCCTATTATTTACGTATAATATTATTCCTAATGATAATGGCAATGATAGTAATCAAGCAGCTGAAAATGATGACAGTCCAGAAGTAATTGAAACACTCGCCTCAGAAGATGCAAACGTCTCAACCAATATCGAAGAAGTCTCGAATGCGGTTGTTGGAGTTTCCAATATGCAGCAACAAAGTGTTTGGACTGAAAGTGAAGAAGCAGGTACAGGATCAGGTATCATTTACAAGAAAGAAAACGGAAAAGCATACATTGTCACTAACCAGCACGTTGTTGACGGCGCACAGCAAGTTGAAGTCGTACTAAATGAAGATGAAAGACTCGATGCCAAAGTATTAGGTGGAGATTCATTAACCGATTTAGCAGTTCTAGAAGTTGATGGGGCAACAATTGATACGGTCGCAAGTATTGGCTCATCAGATGATTTAAAAGTCGGAGAAACAGTACTAGCAATTGGAAACCCACTTGGAATAGATTTTGCTAACTCTGTAACAAAAGGGATTATCAGTGGTCTAAACCGTTCTGTTTCAGTAGATACAAATGGTGACAGCCAGCCTGACTGGGTGACTGAAGTATTACAAACAGATGCTGCAATTAACCCTGGTAATAGTGGAGGTGCCCTGGTGAATGGCAACGGTGAAGTAATAGGGATTAACTCCATGAAGATTGCTGAGAGCGCAGTGGAAGGAATTGGATTTGCAATTCCGATTGATAGTGCTTTACCTATTATTGAACAATTAGAAACTAATAGTGAAGTAGCAAGACCACAGATTGGGATTGCAACAGCATCTCTATCTCAAGTCCCACCGCAATATCGCTATGAAATTAACTTACCTGAAAATATTGAGGGAGGAATGGTCATTGCAAATGTTCAATCCGGTTCGCCCGCAGATGAAGCAGGGTTGCAGCAATTTGATGTCATAACAAAAATAAATGGACAAGAGGTTACAAGCATTTTAGAATTACGCAAATATTTATATTCAGAAACAAGTATTGGTGATTCTATTGATATTGAATATATTCGTGATGGCGAAGTCCAAACTGCAACTTTAGTGCTAGAAGAAGCAGTACAACAAGAAGCCGCGTAA
- a CDS encoding response regulator transcription factor: MNYHIGIVEDDLNIQNIVSAYLKKEGYEVTMMDSAEKGWDLWKNDPPDMWILDIMLPGMDGYEFCKRIRNESNVPIIIISAKDEEIDKIIGLELGGDDYLTKPFSPRELMARVKRLFKRSQIEPARAAQDRLKVEHLLIYRNDRRIFWNGEEYEVTTKEFDMLLLLAENANRAFSRDELLVKIWGNDYFGSDRAVDDLVKRIRKKLDDVPIETVWGYGYRLRKEEE, from the coding sequence ATGAATTATCATATTGGTATAGTTGAGGATGATTTAAATATTCAAAATATCGTATCTGCTTATTTGAAGAAAGAAGGCTACGAGGTTACGATGATGGACTCAGCAGAAAAGGGCTGGGACCTGTGGAAGAATGATCCACCAGATATGTGGATTCTAGACATTATGCTGCCAGGAATGGATGGCTATGAATTTTGTAAAAGAATCCGTAATGAAAGTAATGTGCCGATTATTATCATTTCAGCAAAGGATGAGGAAATCGATAAAATTATTGGTCTTGAGCTTGGTGGAGATGATTACTTGACGAAGCCATTTAGTCCGAGAGAGTTAATGGCAAGGGTAAAGCGGTTATTTAAACGTTCGCAAATAGAGCCAGCACGAGCCGCTCAAGATAGACTTAAGGTTGAACACCTGTTGATTTACCGTAATGATCGCCGAATCTTCTGGAATGGAGAAGAATACGAGGTAACAACGAAGGAGTTTGATATGCTCTTATTACTTGCTGAAAATGCAAATCGAGCATTCTCCCGGGATGAATTATTAGTGAAAATTTGGGGGAATGACTATTTTGGCAGTGATCGTGCAGTGGATGACTTAGTAAAACGGATTAGGAAAAAACTCGACGATGTTCCAATTGAAACGGTATGGGGCTATGGCTATCGATTGCGAAAAGAAGAGGAATAA